A window of Rhododendron vialii isolate Sample 1 chromosome 11a, ASM3025357v1 contains these coding sequences:
- the LOC131307610 gene encoding putative invertase inhibitor, which translates to MQQFSLFTVSLSSLFLLLIPHETSSPFTALYPDLINSTCKQCAEKSTTFNYDFCTSSLQTIPISHATNLQGLALIAMELALENATNTISYIEKMTSTGKFDPYALGCLKDCSELYLDGVSMLVDSIQVFWWEQYNAANLLLNTVMETAATCEEGFKEKAGEVSPLTVENYDLSQLGAIALCITDLLSLALDSDSS; encoded by the coding sequence ATGCAGCAATTCTCTCTCTTcaccgtctctctctcctctctcttcctcctcctgATACCTCACGAAACTTCATCTCCTTTTACTGCACTATACCCCGATCTCATCAACTCAACCTGCAAACAATGCGCAGAAAAGTCCACCACCTTCAACTATGATTTCTGCACAAGTTCGCTCCAAACAATCCCCATCAGCCACGCCACCAACCTCCAAGGACTCGCTCTCATCGCCATGGAGCTAGCTTTGGAAAATGCCACCAACACGATTTCATATATAGAGAAGATGACAAGCACGGGAAAGTTCGATCCCTACGCTTTGGGTTGCTTGAAGGATTGCTCAGAACTATACCTTGACGGTGTTTCGATGCTGGTCGACTCCATACAAGTCTTTTGGTGGGAGCAGTACAACGCTGCTAATTTGTTGCTGAATACAGTTATGGAAACAGCGGCAACATGTGAGGAAGGTTTCAAGGAGAAAGCGGGAGAAGTGTCTCCACTGACCGTAGAAAATTACGATCTCTCCCAGTTAGGTGCTATTGCACTGTGTATCACCGACTTGCTTTCTCTAGCATTAGATTCAGATTCCTCTTGA
- the LOC131307611 gene encoding vesicle transport protein GOT1-like isoform X1, producing MISFEMNDRKKIGLGLTGFGVFFSFLGVIFFFDEGLLAMGNILFISGVTLTIGLKSSMQFFTKRSNFKGTISFALGFLLVMIGWPVLGMILEAYGFIVLFSGFWPTLAVFVQKIPVLGWVFQQPFVRSFFDSYRGKRVPV from the exons ATGATTTCCTTCGAAATGAACGACCGTAAAA AGATTGGGCTTGGATTGACAGGATTTGGCGTATTTTTCTCGTTCTTGGGagtcattttcttctttgacGAGGGACTCCTTGCCATGGGAAAT ATACTCTTCATCTCTGGGGTGACATTAACCATTGGATTGAAGTCTTCAATGCAGTTCTTCACGAAGCGTAGCAATTTCAAG GGAACAATTTCTTTTGCTTTGGGCTTTTTGTTGGTTATGATAGGATGGCCAGTAttgggaatgattttggaaGCTTATGGATTCATTGTTCTTTTCAG TGGCTTCTGGCCTACATTGGCAGTTTTTGTGCAGAAGATACCTGTTCTTGGATGGGTTTTCCAACAGCCATTTGTTAGATCG TTCTTTGACAGCTACCGTGGTAAAAGGGTGCCTGTATAA
- the LOC131307611 gene encoding vesicle transport protein GOT1-like isoform X2 yields the protein MISFEMNDRKKIGLGLTGFGVFFSFLGVIFFFDEGLLAMGNILFISGVTLTIGLKSSMQFFTKRSNFKGTISFALGFLLVMIGWPVLGMILEAYGFIVLFSGFWPTLAVFVQKIPVLGWVFQQPFVRSSSHTCRLTRN from the exons ATGATTTCCTTCGAAATGAACGACCGTAAAA AGATTGGGCTTGGATTGACAGGATTTGGCGTATTTTTCTCGTTCTTGGGagtcattttcttctttgacGAGGGACTCCTTGCCATGGGAAAT ATACTCTTCATCTCTGGGGTGACATTAACCATTGGATTGAAGTCTTCAATGCAGTTCTTCACGAAGCGTAGCAATTTCAAG GGAACAATTTCTTTTGCTTTGGGCTTTTTGTTGGTTATGATAGGATGGCCAGTAttgggaatgattttggaaGCTTATGGATTCATTGTTCTTTTCAG TGGCTTCTGGCCTACATTGGCAGTTTTTGTGCAGAAGATACCTGTTCTTGGATGGGTTTTCCAACAGCCATTTGTTAGATCG TCTTCGCACACCTGTCGACTAACAAGGAATTAG
- the LOC131306848 gene encoding uncharacterized protein LOC131306848, whose product MHTFRASHALEPIRLSAELNIRKNNANIDLMVSRWKKSTHTFVFPWGDGSPTLQDTAILMQLSMRGSVAFNPSNLSSADVRLVDWLRRAYTEAGNYGSRFDREGRVQAPPKSGKTSWGCWLRYFFKDLPPPGTMPPVGQATEFYKKLYDSDLHLAGFLVYWLFFFVIPDFPYEGPNYTVFPLAVSLARGNFVPLGPIFLGSLFHRLDQVHTDSERSMRCYDMVLVVHSQFLMAFCFEHFPSFAPSPADISGGDEPRPRIMRWSGMSSTKSWGKRINDAGKFFARPYAELVESALSTSFFSENNRIVDFQTKGITVSASTLAAFADACPCSLPALCAEGTHSMLYRLDRVARQFGYD is encoded by the coding sequence ATGCATACATTTAGGGCTTCCCATGCCCTCGAGCCCATCCGTCTTTCGGCAGAGTTGAACATTCGGAAGAACAATGCCAATATCGATCTTATGGTTTCTCGGTGGAAAAAAAGCACCCACACCTTTGTGTTCCCGTGGGGAGATGGCAGCCCAACTTTACAAGACACAGCCATACTGATGCAGTTGAGTATGAGGGGGTCTGTAGCTTTCAACCCTTCGAACCTTTCTTCGGCAGATGTAAGGTTGGTGGATTGGTTGAGGAGGGCATATACAGAGGCGGGCAACTATGGGTCCCGCTTCGATCGAGAGGGACGCGTCCAAGCCCCTCCGAAATCTGGTAAGACATCCTGGGGTTGCTGGCTGCGATACTTTTTCAAGGATTTGCCTCCTCCCGGGACTATGCCTCCTGTGGGGCAAGCAACTGAGTTCTACAAGAAGTTGTATGATTCCGATCTCCATCTCGCAGGTTTTCTTGTTTACTGGCTGTTTTTCTTTGTCATCCCTGATTTTCCTTATGAGGGGCCGAACTATACTGTTTTCCCTCTTGCGGTAAGTCTCGCGAGGGGGAACTTTGTTCCTCTTGGCCCCATCTTTCTGGGTTCTTTATTCCATCGTCTGGATCAAGTCCACACCGACAGTGAGAGATCTATGAGATGCTACGATATGGTATTAGTGGTACACTCACAATTCCTGATGGCTTTTTGTTTTGAGCATTTCCCAAGTTTTGCTCCCTCCCCTGCGGACATTAGCGGAGGTGACGAGCCGCGACCCAGGATAATGAGGTGGAGTGGGATGAGTTCAACAAAGTCTTGGGGGAAACGTATTAATGATGCTGGCAAATTTTTCGCAAGACCTTATGCTGAGCTCGTCGAAAGTGCCCTTTCTACCAGtttcttttcagaaaataaccGTATTGTGGATTTCCAGACCAAAGGTATTACTGTCTCTGCTTCTACTCTTGCTGCATTTGCCGATGCTTGCCCGTGTTCTCTTCCTGCACTATGTGCGGAAGGGACGCATTCCATGTTGTATCGTCTCGACAGGGTAGCACGGCAGTTTGGTTATGACTAG